GCTCGGGGAACATCCACCACTCCGTACCGGACCAGCCCGGATGCCCATAAATACCCTGCGCGAACAGCTCGGACTCGTTGGCGGGCATCTGGAATCCCAGCCCGGTGTGGCGGATGGGCTTGGGCCGGGTGGTGATGTGCGAAACCTCGGTGGTTCGGGGGCGACGCATGGCTGCAAGGGTCGCGGGCCGGACGGCTTTCCCGGAACCCCGCAGGAGCTCGGAACCGAGATTGAGCAGGTCTGCGGCCGTGCCGAACAGGCCCGCTCCGGGATGCCTGTTCTTGTACATGGCCTGGACATCAAGGCCAGCTGCCTCGGTGCCATGGACCGTGTGCGGGTTGCACTCCGTGCCGAACGTTAAACCCTGAGCCCCCGTGTCAGCCGCCAAGGACAGAAGCTGGTCCTCGAACGGAACCCCGCCTGCCCACTCGGCCATCGCCGCTGCACCTTCGAAAGCGATGTTGCAGTACTGGACCAGGGATCCGGCGTAAAAGGCTTGCTCCGCGGAGGTGAGCGCCTCACGGAGGGGAGTGCCGCCGTCGAGCACTGGGTCTGAGATTCCCGAACGGTGGCTCAGCAACTGCTCGAGGGTCACGGTGTCCGTGCGCCCGGCGCCAAAGCCCGGCAGGGCGTCACCAAGCGAGGCTCCAAGTGAGAGTTTCCCCAGTTCAACCTGCCGCATGACCGTGAGGGCACTGATCGGTTTGGTGACCGAGAACAGCGCAAAGTGGTCATCGGCTGTCGCCGGCCTGCCGTCGTCGGTCCCGAACGCCACGATGTCCTCGATGCCTTGGCTCGAAGCGATGCCCAGCACCGCCACCGGCACCCGTTTGAGGTCTACCTGTTTACGGGCCCAGTCTGCAGCGGGTCCTGTTTCCACCATTGCTATGTCACGCCTTCGTTCGGAGTTCAGAGTGTGGTGCATTGAATCTATCGTGCGGCCCGAAAAAAGATTCTTGCCGGCGTGTAACCGTGGCCGCCCGGCTGGAAACTATACAAGTATCCTGCAGTTCAGGGCTCTATCTATCAGGGGGAACAATCGTGCTTTCAGAGCGCGAATTGGCGTTCATCGCCATTCACAAAGACAGCTACCCATCCGTGTTCAAGTTCGTCTGCCGACGTGTTGAATCTGTTGATGTAGCTGAGGAGATCGCCGCTGACGTCTACCGCATCGTCTGGCAAAAATGGTCCGACGATTCCCGCCCGGATCTTCCGTACCTCCTGACGGTTGCAAGGAACCTTGTGGGAAACGCGTACCGGAGCCGCGACAGGCGCCTGGCGCTGCAGGAAAAACTGCGGACGACGGCGGTCCAGCGCTTTGGCGACGACTCCGAGAACGTTGCTGTCCAGGACGCCCTGGAATCACTGCGGGAAAAGGACCGCGACATTTTGCAGATGGCCTACTGGGACGGTCTGGGGACCGCCGACATCGCGAAGGTGCTGCAGTGCAGCGAATCGGCGGCCAAAGTCCGCCTTCACCGAGCCCGTACAGCATTTCGGAAACAACTGCCTGCAGGGGCCAACTCGACTACACAGAAGATGGGGGTCTGAAGACAATGGATCCGATCAAGAACCAGATATCAGCGATTGACCCGCTCACTATCGAACCAGTGGCGGAACCCAACGGCGAAGAAGCGCTGCACAAAATCCTTTCCGGCACCACCGTATTCAGCGACAACCGCCCGATCGCGGCAGTGACGTCCCTGGAACAGCGGAGGCGCCGCAAAGCCCAGATCGCCGGTGGGCTGTTGCTTGGTGCTGCGGCCGTGACGGTGGGGGTGCTTGTTGCCTCGAGCTTCGAGACAGTCAGTTCCAATCCCTTGCCCGCTGTGACACTCCAAACCTCAACGCCCACGCCTACCGCTTCCGCCACCCCAACGCCCACGCCCACGCCCACTGTGACGCCCACGGTTACCCCGTCGGCAACGCCCACAGTGGCCGCGCCGGTAACCACCCCGCCCGCACCCACCACACCTCCAGCAGTCGCCTCGGCGCCAGTGGTGCCACCCGTGCAGGCGCCGACCACCCAGACCTACACTTTTCCGGACGGCCACCTTTCCTTCACGTACCCGGTCGGCTGGAGTATCCGGGCGGACCAAGGACCATTCGATCCTCCCGGGACTGCGGAAGCCTCGCGCATTGTGACTGTCTTCGATGCCGCTGGGGCAGAGGTAGCCCGCATTTTCAATGGAAACTACGCGGATGGGACTGCTGGTTTGGTGGACCGAACCATTCTGGACCGGGCTGTAGTGCCCGGCGTTCGCGACAACTCGGGTGAGCTGGTGGAGTTCGGTTTCTCCTCGAACCAGTCACAGTACATTCCCTACGAAGGGCCCCCCTACGAGGGAATGCCCTCACCCCGAACGGGACCTGTCGAAGGGCCTCCGACATACATCATGGATGTACGGGTGTCCTCCGAGCTCCAGGCCGGAGTAAGTTCCTCCGGGACCAACCAGGTCCGCGTACCAAACGGCATCATGAGTGCTTACGCGGTTTTCGATCCCAGCAAGAACCCCGCCTTCGCGACTCCTGATGCAGCCAAGGCTTGGATGGGCAGCACGCAGTACGCCCAGCTCAAGTCCATGCTCCTGAGCCTGAGCTACAAGTAACCCATCTCAGCAGCAGTTGAGGCCGTCCTGAACGCTGGAACGGCCTCAACTGCTAGCTACTTGGATTAGCGGACAGTGACCAGATGGCTGGCGGGGTCGTACCGGAAGGTGATCGGGCCGCCGTCGTGTTTCAACGCGATGTTGCTGCCGTTGGCGGCGCCGGCCAAACCGTAGTTCTCAGCCCAGGACCCGTTGATGGCGGCCTTGAACTCGTAACTGCCGGCAGCGAGATTGGGCACGGAGAGCTTCCACAGTCCGTCGGCGGCATCCAATGACAGCTGGGCTTGGGCGCAATCCGGCATCCAATCGCCAGCGCAGCCGAGCTCGGAGTTCAGGCTTCCCGGCACGGAAACGGCTGCAGGCTGCTGGCCCGCGGTGACTGCGCTGATGAGATTGGTGGCGTGGTCGTACAGGAAGGTGACTGCGCCGCCCGAGTGCGTGAACGCCACGTTGGGGCCGTCGAGCTCACCGCCCGCGCCGTAGTTCTCGTCCCAGGTGCCATTGAGCGCCGCCTTGAACTCGTACGTTCCGGAGGGGAGGTTGGGGACGCTCAGCTGCCAGAGCCGATGCGTGGGCTCGTAGCTCATGAGACCCTGCTCGCAGCTGGGCTGCCAGTCCTCGGTACAACCCAACTCGGTGTTGAGGCTGCCGACCACAGTGACGGATTCGGGCTGGGTGGGCTCACCCACCACGCCGCTCTTCGGCTCACTCGCCGACGTCTGCCCGCGGTTGTCCAACACCACCGCCCGATATTCCACCGACGTGCCAGTCTCAACGGACGACACGTCATGGAACACCTGGTACGGAGCGTTGTCGTCGGTGCCGATCGCCGTCCACTCGCCACCTGGCGTGCGCGACTGGAAGGTGACCTCATAGAACGAGTTACCGTCGACGTCGGCCGTCACCTTCAGGCGGCTGGCGTCACCAGCCGCGGTGACCGGCTTCTTAAGCACGACGGCGGGCGCTGCCGTCGACTTGGCCAGGCGCCCCGCCGCTTCATAAACCACAGCGGAAAGCGGCGGTACGGTGACGGTCAGTTTGGCGTCCTGTCCGGTCTTGGCGTGCTTGGCGGCGTCACCATAAACCAGCTTGAACGGCTGTTTCGCTTCATACGTGGGGATGGCCGCGGTCTGCGCTGTCTCGCTGTTGTTCACTGCCACGATGTACTCGCGCTGCTCTTTGGCATCAATGCGTGAGAACGCGTAGATCCCGGCGCCGTCGGCTGCGTAGCGGTTTTGCTGGGCACCGCTGCGGAGTGTGGGATGTTCTGCCGCGAGGGCCGCGAGCTCACTGATTTTCTTGTACAACGGGTGCTGGGTGTCGAAGTTGTCCGTGGCGTGGGTGGAGCTGGTGCCCAGGAGATCGTCGTCCAGGTATTCCTGTACCTTGCTCGCGAACATCGTCTGGCGCGAGTCCTGGTCTCCGCCGGCGCCGGTGAAGCCTTGCTCGTCGCCGTAGTAGATCACGGGGTTGCCGCGCGAGAAGTACATCAGCTCATGGGCGAGCTCGTCGCGTTCCACCAGTTCGGAGTCGGACGCTCCCGGGTTGTCCTGGGCGATGAAGGTGCCGATGCGGCCCATGTCGTGGTTACCCAGGAAGGTGGGCAGTTGGTAAACGTTCGAGTCAGCGTCCGTGTACCAGTCATCCCCGTTGAAGAAGTCCGCCAAGCCGGTGGCTTTGCTGCTCTGGGACGCGAAGCTGCGGGCTGCGCCTTGGAAGCCGAAATCCAGCACGGCCTGCATCTGGTTCTTGGTGGTGAACTTGGACGTCACGGTCTTGGAGGTATCGAAGACCTCGCCGAACATGAAGAACTCGTCCTTGCCCTGTTCCTTGGCGTAGCTGAGGACCTGGGGTCCGAACTGCTGCCAGAATTCGTCGTTGACGTGCTTCATGGTGTCGATGCGGAAACCGTCAATCCCGAAGTCGCGGATCCAGGTTTTGTAGACGTCCATCATGCCGTTGACCACTTTTGGGTTCTCGGTGAAGAGGTCGTCCAGTCCGAAGAAGTCGCCGTACAGGGAGTCCTCACCGGCAAAGTTGGTGTTGCCCCGGTTGTGATAGAGCGTGGGGTCGTTGAGCCACGATGGGACCTTCACGTCCTTCTCCGCGTCAGGGACCACAGGGGTGTACGGGAAGGACGT
This genomic interval from Paenarthrobacter aurescens TC1 contains the following:
- a CDS encoding putative beta-lactamase family protein (identified by match to protein family HMM PF00144); this encodes MVETGPAADWARKQVDLKRVPVAVLGIASSQGIEDIVAFGTDDGRPATADDHFALFSVTKPISALTVMRQVELGKLSLGASLGDALPGFGAGRTDTVTLEQLLSHRSGISDPVLDGGTPLREALTSAEQAFYAGSLVQYCNIAFEGAAAMAEWAGGVPFEDQLLSLAADTGAQGLTFGTECNPHTVHGTEAAGLDVQAMYKNRHPGAGLFGTAADLLNLGSELLRGSGKAVRPATLAAMRRPRTTEVSHITTRPKPIRHTGLGFQMPANESELFAQGIYGHPGWSGTEWWMFPEQDRCVVFLTNVLDTPDLGVDTNELFNAVAVS
- a CDS encoding putative RNA polymerase sigma (70) factor (identified by match to protein family HMM PF04542; match to protein family HMM PF04545; match to protein family HMM TIGR02937) produces the protein MLSERELAFIAIHKDSYPSVFKFVCRRVESVDVAEEIAADVYRIVWQKWSDDSRPDLPYLLTVARNLVGNAYRSRDRRLALQEKLRTTAVQRFGDDSENVAVQDALESLREKDRDILQMAYWDGLGTADIAKVLQCSESAAKVRLHRARTAFRKQLPAGANSTTQKMGV
- a CDS encoding alpha-amylase family protein (identified by match to protein family HMM PF00128), with amino-acid sequence MLSRSYRPNNCPQRPLLNRIAAVVMTTAVLTASAVLPAGAAPAPTPDHAAQHSIRGGISDQNFYFVMADRFSNGTTANDDGGLGADPMVSGFDPTRKGFFNGGDLKGLQDQLDYIQGLGTNSLWLTPSFKNKAVQGDGTLANSSAGYHGYWVTDFTQIDPHLGTNAELKTLIDAAHARGMKVYFDIITNHTADVIQYQETASAPYISKETEPYRTAAGEVFDDRDYAGTQDFPPLDAATSFPYTPVVPDAEKDVKVPSWLNDPTLYHNRGNTNFAGEDSLYGDFFGLDDLFTENPKVVNGMMDVYKTWIRDFGIDGFRIDTMKHVNDEFWQQFGPQVLSYAKEQGKDEFFMFGEVFDTSKTVTSKFTTKNQMQAVLDFGFQGAARSFASQSSKATGLADFFNGDDWYTDADSNVYQLPTFLGNHDMGRIGTFIAQDNPGASDSELVERDELAHELMYFSRGNPVIYYGDEQGFTGAGGDQDSRQTMFASKVQEYLDDDLLGTSSTHATDNFDTQHPLYKKISELAALAAEHPTLRSGAQQNRYAADGAGIYAFSRIDAKEQREYIVAVNNSETAQTAAIPTYEAKQPFKLVYGDAAKHAKTGQDAKLTVTVPPLSAVVYEAAGRLAKSTAAPAVVLKKPVTAAGDASRLKVTADVDGNSFYEVTFQSRTPGGEWTAIGTDDNAPYQVFHDVSSVETGTSVEYRAVVLDNRGQTSASEPKSGVVGEPTQPESVTVVGSLNTELGCTEDWQPSCEQGLMSYEPTHRLWQLSVPNLPSGTYEFKAALNGTWDENYGAGGELDGPNVAFTHSGGAVTFLYDHATNLISAVTAGQQPAAVSVPGSLNSELGCAGDWMPDCAQAQLSLDAADGLWKLSVPNLAAGSYEFKAAINGSWAENYGLAGAANGSNIALKHDGGPITFRYDPASHLVTVR